In Legionella cincinnatiensis, the DNA window GCATATTTGTTGCATATTCAATTCATTGAGGCATTGAGATAAAGTTTTATTGCGACAATAAGGAAAAATTGCATTGGGATTATTTAATGCCTGATACTGTTGGTTTCCCCACTTATCTAAGTGACTGGTATAATAAGTGGTAAAATTATCAACCTTCATTTTCTTGTTCAGCGAGAAGACCTTCATTCCAGGGTAATTATGATGATTACGACTGATGCCTGGCGTAGAGAAGCCATATATGTTAGTGCCATTGTCCAAATGAATTTTTCTGAATTCATCCATATGGGAATGAGAGGTTAATAGGGTGATTTCTCCATATGATTGTTGGTTTTTGTTAAGTATGTTTATAAATTTTTTTAAATATTGTTTGCGCCAAACTGGTTTACCAATATAGGAATCGCCTGGTGGTTCATGCATGGCGATTAATAATTGTTCTGCATGGTGTTCTTTTAATTGTTGGTTCAACCAAGATAGCTGTTCTAAAGCATCTTTTTTCTGGTGAGGGTATGGTGAGAGCAATGGTGTTTCTGCCCATTGATTGGCGTTAAGCGCAATTAAGATGATTTTTTTATTTCCGGGGATGACATAACTTGAATAATAGCCATCATGATACATGTGATCATCGTTAATAATTAGCTCCTTACAATGAGCGCATGCTCCATGCCAATTCGTAGCAAAATTTAAAGGAGAAACTCCATTTGCTCTAAAAGGTTGATAATTTCCACTTAGAGAGTCATTATTACCAGTAACGTAAAAAATGGGTTTTAAGCCTACGTCGTTTACATATAATTCGTCAAATACCTTTTTTTCATAGGCTCCTTTTGTAGTGGTATTAAATAATGAATGAGTGGGTAAATCACCTAAGCAAAGAATAAAGTCTACCTGTTTACTTAATTTTTTGAATTTCTTCATCGTGATGTTGAGAAATTCTGGTCCGGTATCTTCTCCATCACGAGCTACGTTATTTTCACCATAATGAATGTCACTGATGGTGAGAAAATTCAAATTTGCATAGGCGGCATGAATAAACCAACTGATTAAAAAAATAAGCTTAAAGAGTGATTTCAATCAATTTCTCCATAATTTTTTACTTAAACTTTAGGGGCAAATATTGGATAATTTTATCTATTCTTAAGTTGCTTCGTGAATGCTCCAAACTCGCTGTACTTGATTTGGATTTTCTAATGTTTCTACCCATAATAATGTGGGGCCGCCAGCAGGATTTATCGTTAAATTCTTGGAGGATAACATCACTGCAAAAGGATATTTTTTAACAACAGATTGTAATGCGGACCATACTTTGCCAGGATCTCCTTGGTTATCGTTGACGATAAGTTCATTGCTACGATACATCACACTAACACCTTGGTCTTTTAAAGACATACGTATTGCAGACTCCAAACGCCTCCATTTCGCTTGATGCGCTTTTTGTTTCTCAGCTTGAGTCGGATTTAATTGAAAACTAATGCGTTGATGTGGTGAAAAAACGCGACTCAATCGGCTACTACTCGGACTATTTTTTAAGAAATAAGTACATATCGCATCTAAAACAGGGCGTCCAGGACCTGATGATTTTCCAGGTTGTCGGTTGACGTACAAAGCAAAGGCTAAGGTATGGCCATTAGCGGTATAAAGATATCCAGAAAGGCTATTTATTCCAACCATAGTACCTGTTTTAGCACGCACAAAACCTTGTTGGCTTGGGATGCGAAACCTCTTTTGTAAGGTTCCATCACGTCCAGATATGGGCAAAGCAGCTATATATTCGTAGGATAAAGGAAAGCGTTGGTATAAAAACTTTAATAAGGATATGGTTTGTTCAGGAGTGACTAAGCTGTAGCGAGATAAACCTGAACCATCAGTAATGATTGCATTTGTAAAATCAATGCCTGTTTGAGATTGTAAAAAATTTTTAACTATAGGTTGAGCCGATTGCCAGTTAACAGGAGAACCATTAAGTGTTGCTGCTGCATGTAAATACAGGCTGTCTGCATATAAATTATCAGAAGGTTTCAATGTATCAGCCATTAATTGTGATAGAGGTTTTGAATATTGTGTTGCTATTAATAATGAATTACTCGGAGTTTTACCTAATTGCACTTGACCATTAAGTTGAATATGTTCTTTGGCCAATTGACTTTGGATCATTGCCTGGGCATACATTAACGGATTTTTGATTGCCATTCGTTGTTGTACTGCCCATTGCCCAACACCCACGCAACCACGTATCGTTAAATGATTTTCTTTATCTAAACTAAAACCTACACCACAATCTTGAGCTTTGGCTTTAGTCGTTGCTTGATTATTTAAGGTGATGTTTCCTCCGCCATCATCTACTTCAACGAGGGCGGGATCACCTGCGTGTGTTCCTGGATTTACAATAACGGTCAAACGATTTGCATCAAGCATTACTGGTGCGTTAGGGGCGCCATAACTGTATGCTAAGTCAGAGGCTAGCCACCCTGGAGGATAGGGATTCACTTCGGCTACGCTGCTGTCAATATAGACATTACCTTGAATGGTATGAATCTCTAATTCTTTTAAAGAAGACAGAAGTTTTTTGAGGTCCTCTCGACTAAAAGAAGGATCACCGCTGAGTTGCAGGTAAACATTTCCTTGTAAAACACCTTGCTGTATTTTGCCTGCTCCCATACTGAGTTGATTTTTAAAATGGTAATCAGGTCCAAGAACCATTAATGCTGCGGCTTCGGAAAAAAGCTTCATGTTGCTTGCAGGGATATATAATCGTCCAGCATTGCGTCTATATAAAGTTTCTCCTGAGGTAAGATCAACAACAACGGCGCCAAGATTAACGTTCGGATTCATTTGGTTAATTAATCTATCGACTTCATTTTGTACCCGAGCACTTTGTGATACCGAGGATAATGTCACGAAAAATGCGCCAATTAACGTCTTTTTCATCAAGGTCGTTCCTCTTTTTCTTGAAGAGATAAGCATGTTCTAATCATATCGCAAGCCCAAACGCTCCAAAAGTCCCGCAAGCGTATCATTATCATAAAATTTTACTTTGAGCCATCCGCCATTATCAGTATCATTTATTATTTGTACAGGAGCGCCTACTTGTTCCGCTAAGACGCTTTGTAAGCGTTCCACATCACGATCTTTTTTAGCATTTTGAGGAAAAGAGCGTGCATTATTTTTTTGTATTTTTACTGCCTGTTCGAGTTGTCTTACTGACCACTGTTCGTTTATAGCTTGAACCGCCAAATATTCTTGTTGAGCAACATCAAGCCCTACGAGCATGCGGGCATGACCTAGGGATAAGGCTTTATCACGAATTAAATTTTTTATTGGTTCACTTAGGCTTAACAAGCGTAAAATATTAGCAATATGGCTACGTGATTTTCCTACCAGAGTGGCTATTTCATCTTGCTGATAATTAAATTCATCAATTAAACGTCGATAGGCACTTGCTTCTTCAATCAAATTTAAATTTTCGCGTTGAATGTTTTCGATCAAGGTAAGGGCACAAGCTTGCTTGTCCGTGTAGTTTCCTATAAGGCACGGTACGGTTTGCAATCCTGCTATTTTTGCAGCTCTCCAGCGCCTTTCTCCGGCAATAATTTCATAACGATGTTTCGCAATGGTACGCACGATGAGCGGTTCTATTAAGCCTTGTGAGGCAATGGATTGGGCAAGTTCTTGTAAAGCAGTAGTGTTAAAATCTTCTCGTGCTTGATATTGGCCAGCTTGAATGCTTTCAATGGGTAAGTGGTGAAATTCAACGTGCATGGAAAAAACACTCAAATGGAGAATGGGAAATTGTTTCACATTTTGGTGAGAATTAAAATAGCCCTGCCTGGTGAAAACATGATTAAATAATGATAAAAAAACTAATCTTTTAATATAGTGCTATAGCTGCAAAATAAGCTTGTATCGGTGTGTTTTGCAGCTAATTATAGGAGGGTATAAAGATGAAAGTGAAGTGAGTTTTTTTGATTCATTTATACTTGTCTCTTGGTGAAAAGATTGATTTAAGCGCAGGTTGCGCTAAAATGATATAACACGAAGTTAAGGCTCTAGTCTACGTTCCGTGGCTTGTCCACGGGCTCCCGAGCTCTAGTCCTCGTGCGTGATTCTTAAGATTTTGAGCTTTCTCTAAAGAGCAAGTAGCTGTGTGCGTTATCAATCAAATTTCAATATTCCAATTACTATCAAATAAATAAGAGCATAAAAATACAGATTGATTCATTTAAGTCTCTTGTGTATAATAAATGTCATGTCGGACGTTAATAATTCAGGAGTATACATGTTAGAATTAGCACAATTGGAAACGGGTTATGATTTTAACAAGCAAGAATTAAACCTAGAGTATCAAGAATTAACAGATGCGGATATCCCTACAGTTTGTGCCTTTTTAAAAAAACATCCCGACATCACGAACCTTAACCTATCACATAATAATCTAACAGATAAAGGAACTCAACTTTTCATAAATCAAACATCTATTTCAAAACTTAATCTCAGTCATAATGATATAGGTCCTGAAGGAGCGCGATTTTTATCAGAAGATAAACACTTATCTATATTGGATGTGAGTTTTAATCACATAGGTGATGATGGGGCTATCTATTTGTCTAATAATGAAAATTTTAAAGTGCTATATGCTCTTTATAATGATATTAGTGAAGTTGGTGCTAAAGCTTTAGCTAAATCAAAACTTCAAATACTTGATCTATGTTTAAACATTATTAATGATGATGGTGCTATGGCGTTATCAATGAGCAAGACAATACAAGAACTATTAGTAAGTGCTTGCGGCATTACTGATATTGGTGGGATAGCATTAGCTAATAATAATGTCCTAAAATCGTTATTTATTGGTAAGAATGAACTTACTGATAAAAGTGCCAAAACTTTTTCTGACAATACGTCACTAATTATTCTTCATCTGGGTGCAAATCAAATTACCGGTAATGGTGAGAAAGTACTTAAAATGAATAAAAGATTAAAAGATCTAGATTTAGTAGGTAACCCAATAGAAACACAAACTGAAACGAATCAACTCAGTGAAGAGAAACCAATAATTAAACTGGCAAAATTAAGTAAATTAACTTTTATTAATAGTTTAAAAAAAATTCACGATGATCAACAAGAATCTCAAATATTGGATTTATCACCCTAGAGCTCATTTAATGACTTAGTTTATCCCTGTATGTTTTTGGCATAAGTATATTGAAATAAATCTTGATAGTGTCACTATCGATTAAATCTAAAAAAGAACTTTCCTAAAGAAAGTCAATAAAACAATCTCGAAAAAAGTGCTACACTTAAAATTAACAATATGATCAAAAAAAATGACATATTGGTTAAGTGATTTATTGGAGATGTGTTATGCCAACGCCTAAACAAATAAGAGATAGGTTAATACAAGAACAATATCAGAAATTTGTAGTTGCTGATATTGGAACTTTCCGCTGGTGTCTTAATAGAAAATCTCCAGAGGGTGTTGCAAGCGAAAAGCGTTATGATGCATACAGTAAGAATCCCCTATCAAGAACTCCGCCTTTTAATCAATGGAGTTCACCTCAGTTAATTGCTCCAGATACTGCGCAAGGGTTGATTAATTTCGCAAAGAATAGAAATAAAAAAATGGGGTTTACTCTTAATGAAGATAATGAAAAATTGCCTGTGCGAGTGTCTGAATGTAGTAATTTTGCTTATCATTCAGCAGGCGTCTTATTAGATGATCCCGAAA includes these proteins:
- a CDS encoding metallophosphoesterase, which codes for MKSLFKLIFLISWFIHAAYANLNFLTISDIHYGENNVARDGEDTGPEFLNITMKKFKKLSKQVDFILCLGDLPTHSLFNTTTKGAYEKKVFDELYVNDVGLKPIFYVTGNNDSLSGNYQPFRANGVSPLNFATNWHGACAHCKELIINDDHMYHDGYYSSYVIPGNKKIILIALNANQWAETPLLSPYPHQKKDALEQLSWLNQQLKEHHAEQLLIAMHEPPGDSYIGKPVWRKQYLKKFINILNKNQQSYGEITLLTSHSHMDEFRKIHLDNGTNIYGFSTPGISRNHHNYPGMKVFSLNKKMKVDNFTTYYTSHLDKWGNQQYQALNNPNAIFPYCRNKTLSQCLNELNMQQICDYEEQGLFYGVKSPIVPNDCNKVYKVN
- the dacB gene encoding D-alanyl-D-alanine carboxypeptidase/D-alanyl-D-alanine endopeptidase translates to MKKTLIGAFFVTLSSVSQSARVQNEVDRLINQMNPNVNLGAVVVDLTSGETLYRRNAGRLYIPASNMKLFSEAAALMVLGPDYHFKNQLSMGAGKIQQGVLQGNVYLQLSGDPSFSREDLKKLLSSLKELEIHTIQGNVYIDSSVAEVNPYPPGWLASDLAYSYGAPNAPVMLDANRLTVIVNPGTHAGDPALVEVDDGGGNITLNNQATTKAKAQDCGVGFSLDKENHLTIRGCVGVGQWAVQQRMAIKNPLMYAQAMIQSQLAKEHIQLNGQVQLGKTPSNSLLIATQYSKPLSQLMADTLKPSDNLYADSLYLHAAATLNGSPVNWQSAQPIVKNFLQSQTGIDFTNAIITDGSGLSRYSLVTPEQTISLLKFLYQRFPLSYEYIAALPISGRDGTLQKRFRIPSQQGFVRAKTGTMVGINSLSGYLYTANGHTLAFALYVNRQPGKSSGPGRPVLDAICTYFLKNSPSSSRLSRVFSPHQRISFQLNPTQAEKQKAHQAKWRRLESAIRMSLKDQGVSVMYRSNELIVNDNQGDPGKVWSALQSVVKKYPFAVMLSSKNLTINPAGGPTLLWVETLENPNQVQRVWSIHEAT
- a CDS encoding ParB/RepB/Spo0J family partition protein, which codes for MHVEFHHLPIESIQAGQYQAREDFNTTALQELAQSIASQGLIEPLIVRTIAKHRYEIIAGERRWRAAKIAGLQTVPCLIGNYTDKQACALTLIENIQRENLNLIEEASAYRRLIDEFNYQQDEIATLVGKSRSHIANILRLLSLSEPIKNLIRDKALSLGHARMLVGLDVAQQEYLAVQAINEQWSVRQLEQAVKIQKNNARSFPQNAKKDRDVERLQSVLAEQVGAPVQIINDTDNGGWLKVKFYDNDTLAGLLERLGLRYD